In a single window of the Oryctolagus cuniculus chromosome 9, mOryCun1.1, whole genome shotgun sequence genome:
- the LOC127489759 gene encoding large ribosomal subunit protein eL29-like, producing MDFAKQYSKKGLRKMQDNNAMAVSAHTEAIKALVKPKHVKPKIPKGIRHRLDRLAYIAHPKLGTHACAHNAKGLRPQPKTKAKTKTEPQIQGSAKAQIKAQAQAQTKPKAPDQTKPKAQPQPMPQAQAQTKPKAQDQTKSKAQPQPMPQAQAQTKPPAKVQV from the coding sequence ATGGATTTTGCCAAGCAGTACAGCAAGAAAGGCCTGAGGAAGATGCAGGAcaacaatgccatggctgtgaGTGCACACACTGAAGCTATCAAGGCCCTTGTCAAACCTAAGCACGTTAAGCCCAAGATCCCAAAGGGTATCAGGCATAGGCTTGATCGACTTGCCTACATTGCCCACCCCAAGCTTGGGACACATGCTTGTGCCCACAATGCCAAGGGTCTTAGACCCCAGCCAAAGACCAAGGCAAAGACCAAGACGGAGCCTCAAATCCAGGGCAGTGCCAAGGCTCAAAtcaaggcccaggcccaggcccaaacCAAGCCCAAGGCCCCAGATCAAACCAAGCCTAAGGCGCAGCCCCAACCCatgccccaggcccaggcccaaacCAAGCCCAAGGCCCAAGATCAAACTAAGTCTaaggcccagccccaacccatgccccaggcccaggcccaaacCAAGCCCCCGGCCAAAGTCCAGGTCTAA